The following are from one region of the Rhinoraja longicauda isolate Sanriku21f chromosome 3, sRhiLon1.1, whole genome shotgun sequence genome:
- the rcl1 gene encoding RNA 3'-terminal phosphate cyclase-like protein isoform X2, producing the protein MWLQTNDFEASFIRLMDKVTNGSRIEINETGTTLYYQPGLLQGGTVEHDCHPQRSIGYYLEALLCLAPFCKRPLKAILKGVTNDQKDPSVDTLKATALPIMKRFGIDGEGLELKIVRRGMPPGGGGEIIFSCPVRRFLKPIQLMDSGKIKRIRGVAYCTRVSPQMANRIVDAARSILNKFIPDIYIYTDHMKGANSGKSPGFGLSLVAETTTGTLLSAELASNPTGQGSPLLPEDLGKNCAKLLLEEIYRGGCVDSINQSLALLYMALGQQDVSKVQMGPLSPYTIEFLRHLKSFFQIMFKIETQSMEERKGGDKVLMTCIGVGYSNISKIVT; encoded by the exons GTACCACTCTGTATTACCAACCGGGTCTTCTTCAAGGAGGGACCGTTGAACATGATTGCCATCCTCAACGTTCCATCGGTTATTACCTAGAAGCCCTGCTCTGCCTAGCTCCGTTTTGTAAGAGACCATTGAAAGCCATATTGAAAGGTGTCACCAATGATCAGAAGGATCCTTCC GTAGATACTCTAAAAGCGACAGCACTGCCAATAATGAAAAGGTTTGGTATAGATGGTGAAGGTCTTGAGCTGAAG ATAGTCCGGAGAGGCATGCCTCCTGGTGGAGGAGGTGAGATTATCTTTTCGTGTCCAGTGCGAAGATTTTTAAAGCCCATTCAGTTGATGGACTCCGGCAAGATAAAACGGATCAGAGGGGTGGC GTACTGCACCAGAGTATCTCCACAGATGGCCAATAGAATTGTTGATGCAGCCAGAAGCATTTTAAACAAGTTCATACCAGACATCTACATCTACACTGATCACATGAAAGGAGCAAATTCTGGAAA GTCTCCGGGATTTGGCTTGTCTTTGGTGGCAGAAACAACCACTGGGACACTGCTGAGTGCGGAGCTGGCCTCGAACCCTACCGGCCAAGGCTCTCCGCTCCTGCCCGAGGATCTCGGCAAGAACTGTGCAAAGCTGCTTTTAGAGGAAATCTACAGG GGTGGTTGTGTAGATTCAATAAATCAGAGTCTGGCTCTGCTGTACATGGCCCTTGGTCAGCAGGATGTTTCAAAAGTTCAAATGGGTCCATTGTCTCCTTATAC GATTGAGTTTCTGCGTCATCTGAAGAGCTTCTTCCAAATTATGTTCAAGATTGAAACCCAGTCCATGGAAGAGAGGAAAGGTGGAGACAAAGTGTTAATGACTTGCATTGGAGTTGGCTATTCTAACATCAGCAAGATTGTCACATAG